The window GCCGAGCCCGTCGACTATACCGCGCTCCTGTGGCAATCGCCGGCGTATCGCCGCTATCTGCGATTGCGTTCGCTGTGGCGTGGAAACGCCGTGCAAGCGGCCGTGCTCTAATCCGTGCGCGCGCTCGTCTTCGCGCACGATTTTCCATCGAGTGAAAATCCGCAGGCAGGCGTGTTTTTCTTGCGGCAAATTCACGCGCTCGAGAACATCGGCTTCAAGATCCGCGTCGTACGTGTCGTCCCGCACGCACCGCCGTTCGGTGGCCGTTGGTCGAATTACCGGCGCGTGCCGCAACGCTACGAGTACGAGGGCGTGCAGGTCCGAACGTTGCGCGCCTTCGTTCCCCCGCGCAATCTCGGCTGTGCCTTCGTCGCGAAACAGCTGCGTCCGGCGCTATTGCGCGAGATCGCAGAGTGGAACGCCGATTACGTGCACGTTCACACGCTCATTCCGATGGCCGCCTACGCGATAGATCTGCCCGTCCCCGTCGTGCTAACGGCGCACGGCCGTGACACCTACGAGAATCCGTGGCGGCGTCCCGGACTTGAAGCGGCCGCACGCGAAGCACTCGCCTCTGCAACGGCAGTCGTCTGCGTCAGCGATTTTGTACGCACGCACGTCAAGCGCCTCGGGCGCGACGATGCGTTCGTCGTTTACAACGGGGCCGACGAACGTGTCTTTAGGCCGCGTGACCGGCGAGTTGCGCGCGAACGCCTCCGACTTTCGCACACGGCGCCCGTCATAGCGTTCGCGGGAAATCTCCTGCGCGCCAAAGGCGTGCTGGATTTGCTCGAGGCGGCGAAGCGGCTAGGCGATCTCAAGCCCACGCTCGTCTTTGCCGGCGACGGCCCCGAGCGAATTGCAATAGAAGAAGCGCGCACCGATCTGCAGATTCAATTGATGGGAATCGTGACGCAGCGGCAAATCGCCGACGTGTTCACCGCCGCCGACGTCGTGGTTCTGCCCAGCTATCGCGAAGGCTTACCGGCGACCGTGTGCGAGGCGATGGCGTCGGGCCGCGCCGTCGTTGCGACGCGCGTCGGCGGAATTCCGGAAATCGTTGAATCCGGAAGAACCGGAAAGCTGATCGAACCGGGCGACGTCGGTGCGCTAACGGATGCGCTACGTTACCTTTTGAGGGATCACGCGGAGCGAATTCGGATGGAATGCGCGGCCGCCTCGTTTGCTTCCGAACATCTGACGTGGCGTCATA of the Candidatus Baltobacteraceae bacterium genome contains:
- a CDS encoding glycosyltransferase; the protein is MRALVFAHDFPSSENPQAGVFFLRQIHALENIGFKIRVVRVVPHAPPFGGRWSNYRRVPQRYEYEGVQVRTLRAFVPPRNLGCAFVAKQLRPALLREIAEWNADYVHVHTLIPMAAYAIDLPVPVVLTAHGRDTYENPWRRPGLEAAAREALASATAVVCVSDFVRTHVKRLGRDDAFVVYNGADERVFRPRDRRVARERLRLSHTAPVIAFAGNLLRAKGVLDLLEAAKRLGDLKPTLVFAGDGPERIAIEEARTDLQIQLMGIVTQRQIADVFTAADVVVLPSYREGLPATVCEAMASGRAVVATRVGGIPEIVESGRTGKLIEPGDVGALTDALRYLLRDHAERIRMECAAASFASEHLTWRHNAEAYAQIIEGFRKTNTAAMTHCSS